In Candidatus Methylomirabilota bacterium, the following are encoded in one genomic region:
- a CDS encoding glycine betaine ABC transporter substrate-binding protein codes for MARKPRTSSPAAHDKGFFPKYYAAPLVRRKTLDEFPAIKTSLGRMAKRISKEDMVKLIGAAMRKGIVHANLIQEMEQFKLEALVDRFLGDKGIL; via the coding sequence ATCGCGAGAAAACCCAGGACGAGCAGTCCGGCAGCCCATGACAAGGGATTCTTTCCAAAGTATTATGCGGCGCCGTTGGTCAGAAGGAAGACATTGGACGAATTCCCGGCTATTAAAACGTCGTTGGGGCGGATGGCAAAGAGAATCAGCAAAGAGGATATGGTGAAGCTGATCGGCGCGGCGATGCGGAAGGGAATCGTTCACGCGAATCTTATACAGGAAATGGAGCAGTTCAAGCTAGAGGCGCTCGTGGATAGATTCCTGGGAGATAAGGGAATTCTGTGA
- a CDS encoding ATP-binding protein, which translates to MLSSVMLTAYRTFRKLRVDGLSRVNLFVGKNNAGKTSLLDAIELLVLGNAWALFRSSMRRGEEAPSIDEEERQMVRRDLAISHQFFGHVIEGAHFSISGTPGPKSVTCQIIEVTSERSVAEPDLFGLAQLGPSLAISFLSGSSPGPVVLPLLPTGAISSEARRRISLAPVESSAAANFLRPESIETPRLNALWDSIALKPEENKVVEALQIIEPSIERIAFLGERRLRRGVFLKLRDSDQRLPIGNVGDGLKRLLALSLNLIAARGGYLFVDEIDTGLHFTVMENMWRLVIETAKALDVQVFATTHSLDCVNSLASVHGDRQISEIDVALHRIERDLDHTVRYSVQEITVAARRHVEMR; encoded by the coding sequence ATGCTTTCTAGCGTGATGCTGACCGCTTATCGAACGTTCAGAAAACTTAGAGTCGATGGCCTGAGCCGCGTCAATTTATTTGTCGGGAAGAATAACGCGGGTAAAACCTCGCTTCTCGACGCGATTGAGCTGTTGGTTCTCGGTAACGCATGGGCACTGTTTCGCAGCTCGATGCGTCGTGGCGAAGAGGCTCCATCGATCGATGAAGAAGAAAGACAGATGGTTCGGCGTGATCTGGCCATTTCTCATCAATTTTTCGGCCACGTGATTGAGGGCGCCCATTTCTCCATTTCCGGGACGCCAGGTCCTAAGTCGGTAACGTGCCAGATCATTGAAGTTACGAGTGAGCGTAGCGTGGCAGAGCCCGACCTTTTCGGTCTTGCACAGCTTGGCCCGTCGCTAGCGATCAGTTTCCTAAGCGGTTCGAGTCCCGGACCTGTCGTTTTGCCGCTGCTTCCCACTGGTGCCATCTCTTCGGAAGCCCGTCGGAGGATTTCGCTTGCACCTGTGGAGAGCTCTGCGGCCGCAAATTTTCTACGTCCCGAGTCGATAGAAACGCCTCGCCTAAATGCCTTGTGGGACAGCATAGCTCTTAAGCCCGAGGAGAATAAAGTTGTTGAAGCACTGCAGATCATCGAACCGTCCATAGAGCGAATAGCGTTTCTCGGAGAACGACGCCTTCGGCGCGGGGTCTTTCTGAAGCTTAGGGACTCCGACCAAAGGCTGCCGATCGGAAACGTTGGCGACGGCTTGAAGCGCCTGCTTGCGCTATCACTGAACCTAATTGCCGCTCGAGGTGGTTACTTGTTTGTAGACGAGATTGACACTGGTCTTCACTTTACCGTCATGGAGAATATGTGGCGCCTGGTCATCGAAACCGCCAAAGCATTAGATGTGCAAGTATTCGCAACAACTCACAGCTTGGACTGCGTCAACTCGCTTGCTTCTGTTCACGGAGACCGGCAGATTAGCGAGATCGATGTAGCACTTCATCGGATAGAGCGTGATCTTGATCACACAGTTCGCTATAGTGTGCAGGAGATCACTGTCGCAGCGAGGCGTCACGTCGAAATGCGCTAA